In one Mucilaginibacter sp. PAMB04168 genomic region, the following are encoded:
- a CDS encoding TetR/AcrR family transcriptional regulator, protein MRPKNLDKEQAIRTMALHIIAEEGLENLSMQRLAKAAGISPRTIYIKYENKEDLLIKLFIEEVLGAYERAVLTDFSPDLNFDEGLKLIWLNTFRYLTGARPQFALIQYGKSSPLLNKAFQKANIREGQFFAPIHQFLVRHVAEGAIKAFPYDVLRAMLFSPVIDLVSEYFDYRERPEQIITEELIVACCDSVTAGILVLK, encoded by the coding sequence ATGAGACCAAAAAATTTAGACAAAGAGCAGGCTATACGCACAATGGCATTGCACATAATAGCAGAGGAAGGACTGGAAAACCTAAGTATGCAAAGGCTGGCTAAAGCTGCTGGAATTTCGCCGCGTACCATCTACATCAAATACGAGAACAAGGAAGACTTACTTATTAAACTGTTTATTGAGGAAGTTTTAGGTGCTTATGAACGAGCGGTACTGACAGATTTTAGTCCAGATTTAAATTTTGACGAAGGTCTTAAATTAATCTGGTTAAATACCTTCCGGTATTTGACTGGTGCCAGGCCACAATTTGCGCTTATACAATACGGAAAATCATCTCCGTTGCTTAATAAAGCTTTTCAAAAGGCTAACATTCGCGAAGGACAGTTCTTTGCGCCCATCCATCAGTTCCTGGTACGGCATGTGGCGGAAGGTGCAATTAAGGCTTTTCCGTATGATGTACTCCGCGCCATGCTCTTCTCCCCTGTTATTGACCTGGTAAGCGAGTATTTTGACTACCGGGAAAGACCTGAACAAATAATTACTGAAGAATTGATTGTAGCCTGCTGCGACTCTGTTACAGCCGGAATACTGGTATTAAAATAA
- a CDS encoding NAD(P)/FAD-dependent oxidoreductase, producing the protein MNNIKNKTIAIVGGGPGGLTLARLLQIKGANAVVYERDTDRNARPQGATLDLHEESGLKALRDAGLIETFMANYRPGADRLRIMDQNANIISDDHTFESDETFRPEIDRGPLQNLLLDSLQPGTVVWDSKLVSLTPQGHLWRLYFQNGQSAIAHMVIAADGANSKIRSYITPIKPFYSGITVLEGAVHNSETASPKIHKLLNGGKIFALGNEKSLIISSKGDGSLVFYTGCKTSEDWSKECGINFADKAQVLAWFKQEFAGWDPIWLELYKNADAPFVPRPQYCMPLDQTWEAQPNLTMLGDAAHLMPPYAGEGVNMAMLDALELSQHLTDNDCPNLHSAIATYEKQMRARAAEAAQMTMESTEALHSPKALAYLQNVVG; encoded by the coding sequence ATGAACAATATCAAAAACAAAACTATAGCTATTGTGGGCGGTGGCCCAGGAGGCCTCACACTGGCCCGGCTTTTACAAATAAAGGGTGCAAATGCAGTAGTGTATGAAAGAGATACCGACAGAAACGCCAGGCCACAAGGTGCCACGCTGGATCTACATGAAGAATCAGGCTTGAAAGCTCTACGTGACGCAGGGCTGATAGAAACCTTTATGGCCAACTACCGGCCCGGAGCAGACCGGTTGCGCATTATGGACCAGAACGCAAACATCATTTCAGACGATCATACTTTTGAAAGCGATGAAACATTCAGACCAGAAATTGATCGTGGTCCGCTGCAAAATTTGTTGTTAGACTCGTTACAACCAGGTACAGTTGTTTGGGACAGCAAATTAGTATCACTTACGCCACAGGGTCATTTATGGAGACTGTACTTCCAAAACGGTCAGTCGGCTATTGCTCATATGGTGATTGCTGCTGATGGGGCAAACTCTAAAATTCGTTCTTATATAACACCCATAAAGCCTTTTTATTCAGGCATTACAGTATTAGAAGGCGCTGTGCACAACAGTGAAACAGCAAGCCCTAAAATACATAAGCTATTGAACGGCGGTAAGATTTTTGCACTGGGTAATGAAAAATCGTTAATTATAAGCTCGAAAGGCGATGGCAGCCTTGTGTTTTATACCGGCTGTAAAACCAGCGAAGACTGGAGCAAAGAATGCGGGATAAACTTTGCAGATAAAGCACAGGTACTGGCTTGGTTTAAACAAGAGTTTGCGGGATGGGACCCAATATGGCTGGAGCTGTACAAAAACGCAGATGCTCCGTTTGTGCCCCGCCCGCAGTATTGTATGCCTTTAGATCAAACTTGGGAGGCTCAACCAAACTTAACCATGCTGGGTGATGCTGCACACCTAATGCCGCCATACGCCGGCGAAGGTGTAAACATGGCTATGCTTGATGCACTGGAATTGAGCCAGCACCTTACCGATAATGATTGCCCTAACCTTCACTCGGCCATTGCAACTTATGAAAAGCAAATGCGTGCTAGAGCTGCAGAAGCCGCACAAATGACAATGGAATCGACCGAGGCCTTGCATAGCCCTAAAGCCCTTGCTTATTTGCAAAATGTAGTTGGTTAG